One window of the Wolbachia endosymbiont of Encarsia formosa genome contains the following:
- the fabZ gene encoding 3-hydroxyacyl-ACP dehydratase FabZ, with product MQFNISDIIKILPHSYPFLLVDRVIECDPGKSIKAIKNVTFNEPFFIGHFPCHPIMPGVLIIESLAQASAICVLGKESQGTIENKAIYFMSIENAKFRKPVTPGDTLILQANVKNARLSACKFECIACVGEEKVAEATILAMLQNT from the coding sequence ATGCAATTTAATATCAGTGATATTATAAAAATACTACCACATTCTTATCCGTTTCTCTTAGTAGATAGGGTTATAGAGTGTGATCCTGGTAAAAGTATAAAAGCAATCAAAAATGTGACTTTTAATGAGCCATTTTTTATTGGTCATTTCCCTTGTCATCCAATAATGCCAGGAGTCTTGATAATTGAATCTCTAGCTCAAGCATCTGCTATATGTGTTCTTGGTAAAGAAAGTCAAGGTACAATAGAAAACAAAGCTATTTACTTTATGTCTATTGAAAATGCAAAATTCAGAAAGCCAGTCACTCCAGGGGACACACTGATTCTGCAAGCTAATGTTAAAAACGCACGTTTAAGTGCATGTAAATTTGAGTGTATTGCGTGTGTTGGTGAAGAAAAGGTTGCAGAAGCAACGATTTTAGCTATGCTACAAAATACGTAA
- a CDS encoding OmpH family outer membrane protein, producing MKYIQLFTSVIALIVSLFVGYKFVGYQPQSMLNTKAAIIDSDKVINKSLGLQNIQQQIKEQNYRLQQEFENELEKFKPSKEEFDLLSEEAKKEKTEQFSKHTVSVRDNYAKKMSHLEENYREAVESVFNKIKEVAKRTAEKNNIDLVLFISKKNQVLYSIDEVDLSDVVLKNVNKEIPEFALQSIE from the coding sequence ATGAAATATATACAGTTATTTACATCAGTCATTGCCTTAATTGTTTCCTTATTTGTAGGGTATAAGTTTGTAGGGTATCAACCTCAGAGCATGCTTAATACAAAGGCTGCCATTATTGATAGTGACAAAGTTATCAACAAATCTCTGGGTCTGCAAAATATACAACAACAAATAAAGGAGCAGAATTATAGATTACAGCAAGAATTTGAAAATGAGTTAGAAAAATTTAAGCCATCGAAAGAAGAATTTGACCTTTTGTCAGAGGAAGCAAAAAAAGAAAAGACAGAACAATTTAGTAAGCATACTGTAAGCGTTAGGGATAATTACGCTAAGAAAATGTCACATTTAGAAGAAAATTATAGAGAAGCAGTAGAAAGTGTCTTTAACAAGATAAAAGAAGTTGCTAAAAGAACGGCAGAAAAAAACAATATAGATTTAGTACTATTTATTTCAAAAAAGAATCAAGTTTTATACTCCATAGATGAAGTCGATTTATCGGATGTGGTATTAAAAAATGTAAACAAGGAAATACCTGAATTTGCTTTGCAAAGCATTGAGTAG
- the bamA gene encoding outer membrane protein assembly factor BamA: MKKLFHILIIILISFPTLLVALENKEKVQIKNIKYIGNERVSDQTIRFYTKLEPGSHINDDDVDSVIKDLYKTKLFASINAYIDDEKNLVVKIHENPLINKVILKGNKLFNSKELLNNVIQSKSLTIFTETKLQNDLINLATLYRNSGKIGVKIAYELDKLGSNRINLIFKIKEGRTSKIKGLRFIGNKNFSANELEQVIKRHSNDIFSKLFRAIFKSGTHYSPQYLMINTELLDLFYSSKGYIQNNIQPIVEVDNNNQIELTFLIDEKQQYLFGNNEVDIETEIQDLSLREEILEFIKEENNQIFNRVKINNTAEKISKHLNEKGYIFAKVNPEYTQHNNILDVTYKVLPGKKIYINQITIDGNDRTLDKVIRRKLSMAEGDAYNTYEIQKSRRKLIYSDFFETVKINSYIVDENAVNLDLNVKEKRTASLSLTGGMSLPGGVFVKTDFTDRNLFGSGKEVSFALEKSQYVLSTSIDAVENNFNDSDTSLGIGIFYEKQDKPNTTFDTCNWGGTVKLSYKILENLTNSISYSYKYNHIHMDNKSGKDEDISEIIRDQKGEYQISSVGYTLAYNKLDNLYTPKEGYLLRLNQDISGLGGNVNFLKSEFLSFYTLPILSKIDDDITLRFKIAAGHIFSYTDKELNIGQHFFKGGNEIRGFDLSGIGPRAEDKNKSSLGGKTYFNLTQQVDFPLSKLYDYAGIKGSLFVDYATLFGLDEKEIYSGKYYDSKLIRVSPGFGFSMPSPFGRLRLDFGFPLVKETYDIIPSPNVKISIEAGI; this comes from the coding sequence ATGAAAAAGTTATTTCACATACTAATAATAATACTTATTTCTTTTCCCACTCTACTTGTTGCTCTAGAAAATAAAGAAAAAGTACAGATAAAAAATATTAAGTATATTGGCAATGAGCGAGTAAGTGATCAAACAATAAGGTTTTATACAAAATTAGAACCAGGTAGTCATATAAATGACGATGATGTAGATTCAGTTATAAAAGATTTATACAAAACAAAGTTATTTGCTAGTATTAACGCCTATATCGATGATGAAAAAAACTTAGTAGTAAAAATTCATGAGAATCCATTGATTAACAAAGTAATATTGAAAGGCAATAAGTTATTTAACAGTAAAGAGTTGCTAAATAACGTTATCCAGTCAAAATCACTAACTATTTTCACTGAAACAAAATTACAAAACGATTTAATAAATCTAGCTACTCTTTATAGGAACAGTGGTAAAATTGGTGTTAAAATTGCATATGAGCTAGATAAGCTTGGTAGCAATAGGATAAACCTAATTTTTAAGATAAAAGAAGGAAGAACGTCTAAAATTAAGGGTTTACGATTCATAGGTAATAAAAACTTTTCAGCAAATGAGCTAGAGCAAGTTATCAAAAGGCATAGCAATGATATATTTAGTAAGTTATTTAGAGCCATTTTTAAAAGCGGAACTCATTATTCACCTCAATATCTAATGATTAACACAGAACTCCTTGATCTCTTCTATTCATCTAAGGGATATATTCAAAATAATATCCAACCAATTGTTGAGGTTGATAATAACAACCAAATAGAGTTAACTTTTTTGATTGATGAAAAGCAGCAATACTTATTTGGAAATAATGAAGTTGATATTGAAACTGAGATTCAGGATTTAAGTTTAAGGGAAGAAATATTAGAATTTATCAAAGAGGAAAATAATCAAATATTTAATAGAGTTAAAATTAACAATACAGCAGAAAAAATAAGTAAACATTTAAACGAAAAAGGATATATATTTGCAAAAGTTAATCCAGAATATACACAACATAACAATATTTTGGATGTAACTTACAAAGTGCTACCAGGTAAAAAGATTTATATAAACCAAATTACTATTGATGGCAATGACCGCACTTTAGATAAAGTAATTAGAAGAAAACTTAGCATGGCAGAAGGCGACGCATATAACACATATGAGATTCAAAAATCACGTAGAAAACTTATATATAGCGATTTTTTTGAAACAGTAAAAATAAATAGTTATATAGTGGATGAAAATGCAGTAAATCTTGATTTAAATGTCAAAGAAAAAAGAACTGCCTCGTTATCTTTAACAGGTGGCATGTCTCTTCCTGGTGGAGTATTTGTTAAAACCGATTTCACAGATCGTAATTTATTTGGTAGTGGTAAAGAGGTATCTTTTGCTCTTGAAAAAAGTCAATATGTTCTTTCTACTAGTATAGACGCTGTTGAAAATAATTTTAACGATTCTGATACGTCATTAGGCATAGGTATATTTTATGAAAAACAAGATAAGCCAAACACCACTTTTGATACTTGTAACTGGGGAGGAACAGTAAAATTATCTTATAAAATTTTAGAAAATCTAACCAACTCTATTAGCTATTCTTATAAATATAACCATATACATATGGACAATAAGAGTGGAAAAGATGAGGATATCTCTGAGATAATAAGAGATCAAAAAGGTGAGTATCAGATCTCATCAGTTGGATACACGTTAGCGTACAATAAATTGGATAATCTATATACTCCAAAGGAGGGGTACTTGTTGCGCTTAAATCAGGATATTTCAGGATTGGGAGGAAATGTAAATTTCCTAAAATCTGAGTTTTTATCTTTTTATACACTCCCTATACTAAGCAAAATTGATGATGATATAACATTGCGCTTTAAAATAGCAGCAGGTCATATTTTCTCTTATACCGATAAAGAGCTAAATATTGGCCAGCACTTTTTTAAAGGTGGTAATGAAATTAGAGGATTTGACCTTTCCGGCATTGGACCAAGAGCAGAAGACAAAAATAAAAGCTCATTGGGAGGCAAAACTTATTTTAATTTAACACAGCAAGTAGATTTTCCACTATCTAAATTATACGACTATGCTGGTATCAAAGGCTCACTATTTGTTGACTACGCAACACTTTTTGGTTTAGATGAAAAGGAGATATATAGTGGAAAATATTACGATAGTAAGCTTATAAGAGTATCACCAGGTTTTGGCTTTTCAATGCCCTCTCCTTTTGGTAGACTTAGATTAGATTTTGGGTTTCCTTTAGTAAAGGAAACTTATGATATAATACCATCACCAAACGTTAAAATTTCTATTGAAGCGGGGATTTGA
- the rseP gene encoding RIP metalloprotease RseP produces MELISHQLSAGIYYFLSFSLIISIIVFVHECGHYIVAKACKVKVESFSIGFGPEIFGFNDKSGTRWKLSAFPLGGYVKMLGDTNAASVPVDQQKLTEEEKLYSFHTKPRYQKAAIVFAGPFANMIFTVIAFTIFFSVAGYYRTPPVIGNVIEESAAKQAGLLPGDTITQINEYKIKYFEDISRVIMSNPETRIEIKYSRNNEEYRTILTPFTVEDRDVFGNIIERKTIGITSINMIGLKQSSFLGAASLSVNETYHTMCLTIKALFQIVVGKRSINEIGGPIKIAKYSGQSAKKGLMMVLYFMAIISANLAAINLLPIPLLDGGHLFHYIIEAVIRRDLSLKYQKYAVTFGATILFLLMAVAITNDIRHLF; encoded by the coding sequence GTGGAATTAATTTCTCATCAACTTAGCGCTGGAATATATTATTTTTTATCGTTTTCTTTAATAATTTCTATCATAGTATTCGTGCATGAATGTGGGCATTATATTGTCGCTAAAGCATGCAAGGTTAAAGTTGAATCTTTTTCTATAGGCTTTGGTCCTGAAATTTTTGGTTTTAACGACAAATCTGGAACTAGATGGAAATTAAGTGCCTTTCCATTGGGTGGCTACGTTAAAATGTTAGGGGATACTAATGCAGCAAGCGTTCCTGTTGATCAACAAAAATTAACTGAAGAAGAAAAATTATACTCATTCCATACAAAACCTCGATATCAAAAAGCAGCAATAGTTTTTGCAGGGCCTTTTGCAAACATGATATTTACCGTTATAGCTTTCACAATATTTTTCAGCGTGGCAGGTTATTATCGTACTCCACCAGTAATTGGTAATGTAATTGAAGAAAGTGCAGCAAAGCAAGCTGGCCTATTACCAGGTGACACTATTACACAGATCAATGAGTACAAAATAAAATACTTTGAAGATATTTCACGCGTGATAATGTCCAACCCTGAAACAAGAATAGAAATTAAGTATAGCAGAAATAACGAAGAGTACAGAACTATTCTAACTCCGTTTACAGTTGAGGATAGAGATGTCTTTGGTAACATAATAGAAAGAAAAACTATAGGAATTACCTCAATTAATATGATAGGGTTAAAACAGTCATCTTTTCTTGGAGCTGCTAGCCTATCAGTGAATGAAACCTACCACACTATGTGTTTAACAATCAAAGCACTCTTTCAAATTGTTGTTGGTAAAAGGAGTATAAATGAAATAGGTGGACCAATAAAAATTGCAAAATATTCAGGGCAATCAGCTAAAAAGGGACTTATGATGGTTCTATATTTTATGGCAATTATTTCAGCTAATTTAGCTGCAATTAACTTGCTGCCAATACCACTACTAGATGGTGGGCATTTATTTCATTATATTATAGAAGCAGTTATACGTAGAGATTTGAGTTTGAAATATCAAAAATATGCAGTCACTTTTGGTGCTACCATACTGTTTTTGTTGATGGCAGTTGCAATCACAAATGATATTAGGCATCTTTTTTAA
- a CDS encoding succinate dehydrogenase assembly factor 2 — MIDISLLRRKLIYRSWHRGCKETDILLGHFALKYLDKFSLSELIEYEKIVDLDDCELYCYITRKKLLPPDLSSEVVDLIACFNHLFTQ, encoded by the coding sequence ATGATAGATATCTCCTTATTAAGAAGAAAACTGATCTATAGGAGTTGGCATAGGGGTTGTAAAGAAACTGATATACTTTTAGGGCATTTTGCATTGAAATATCTTGATAAATTTTCCTTAAGTGAACTAATTGAATACGAAAAAATAGTTGATCTTGATGATTGCGAGTTATATTGTTACATCACTCGTAAGAAACTTCTCCCCCCTGATTTGAGTAGTGAGGTAGTAGATTTGATTGCTTGCTTTAATCACTTATTCACCCAATAA
- a CDS encoding cell division protein ZapA — MQVVEIVIHNNTYKISCESKKKDHLLQLANSFNKLVSSISQRTGGKGSDALNFLLAALTLEDKILELTKRLDEINQEYKKYREKKRVEYAEVLDRVNKIIG, encoded by the coding sequence ATGCAAGTAGTAGAAATAGTTATACATAATAACACATATAAAATATCTTGCGAAAGTAAAAAGAAGGACCATTTATTACAACTTGCTAATAGCTTCAACAAGCTAGTTAGCTCCATATCTCAAAGAACTGGAGGTAAGGGCTCAGATGCATTAAATTTCTTACTTGCAGCATTGACTCTCGAAGACAAAATTTTAGAATTAACAAAGCGATTAGACGAAATAAATCAAGAATACAAAAAGTATAGGGAGAAAAAAAGAGTAGAATATGCTGAAGTATTAGATAGGGTAAACAAGATTATTGGGTGA
- a CDS encoding HU family DNA-binding protein → MATKSDITARVAKKHLLLDKVIIAAIVDIFFQVFSNTLKYHNRVEIRGFGSFSIRIYNLKEASNLTSQKVAKHQYFKTYFRSSKKLSLLINE, encoded by the coding sequence ATGGCAACGAAATCTGATATAACAGCAAGGGTGGCAAAAAAACACCTTTTGTTAGATAAGGTCATTATAGCAGCCATAGTTGATATTTTTTTTCAAGTGTTTTCAAACACGTTGAAATATCATAATAGAGTTGAAATCAGGGGGTTTGGTTCTTTTTCAATTAGAATCTATAACTTGAAAGAAGCAAGTAATTTGACGTCACAGAAGGTTGCAAAACATCAATACTTTAAAACTTATTTTCGTAGCAGTAAAAAGTTATCCCTCTTGATAAATGAATGA
- a CDS encoding 30S ribosomal protein S1, which yields MKLKLKGMESTVAIKRLLSNRFIEEIFQDQFDNQDNDFCEDSFANKIKEGDVVEGIITRRNSNDIVVDVGLKSDGRILIKELSYNDDITVGSKIRVYVERIEDYHGNVVLSREKAIRDEKWNKLEESAVTKDEVTGIIKRSIKCGFIVDLGDGISAFLPLSHVDLKQIKDANHLIETEQKFIVLKMDKKQGNIVVSRKLVLEKLHAGEKTKFLESLNEGDVVEGKIKSITHYGAFVGIHESDTVGVIDGLLHITDISWSNVSHPSAIFSYGQHIKTKIIKIDRENGKISLGVKQLGDNPWQDLESKCPINSVHKGCVMGIKDCGFIVEIKPGIAGLVHSSEITWSKNNLPISSFVTIGQEVDVKILGIDIIKNKMSLSTKRCVENPWQVFIDKYPLGSIVSGKVKSNNGSQISVTFDNSEISEDVEGTIYMQNLSWSKNNSYEIKKYNVGDEIEAKVIRANVDRTRIYLGVKQIEYDPLEELIEKVKVGDKIQVTVSKREENGLIVEVENNVTLLVDQEHLPENKKFSISEKIQVEVVGVEKYNIILSAK from the coding sequence ATGAAGTTAAAATTAAAAGGTATGGAAAGTACAGTTGCTATCAAGAGACTATTATCAAATAGGTTCATAGAAGAGATATTTCAAGATCAATTTGATAATCAAGATAATGACTTTTGTGAAGATTCTTTTGCTAACAAAATCAAAGAAGGAGATGTGGTAGAAGGTATAATCACAAGAAGAAATTCTAATGACATTGTCGTTGATGTTGGTTTAAAGTCAGATGGAAGAATTCTGATTAAGGAGCTCAGTTATAATGATGATATCACTGTTGGCTCGAAAATTAGAGTTTATGTTGAAAGAATTGAAGATTACCATGGTAATGTTGTTCTTAGTCGTGAGAAAGCAATCAGAGACGAAAAATGGAATAAATTGGAAGAAAGCGCAGTTACAAAAGATGAAGTAACAGGAATCATTAAACGCTCAATTAAATGCGGTTTTATTGTTGATCTTGGTGATGGAATAAGTGCGTTTTTACCGCTGAGTCATGTGGATTTGAAGCAAATAAAAGATGCTAATCACCTTATTGAAACTGAACAAAAATTCATCGTGCTTAAAATGGATAAGAAGCAGGGGAATATTGTAGTATCAAGAAAGCTGGTATTGGAGAAATTGCATGCTGGTGAAAAAACTAAGTTTTTAGAATCTTTAAATGAAGGTGATGTAGTAGAAGGCAAAATAAAAAGTATCACTCACTACGGTGCATTTGTTGGCATTCATGAATCAGATACAGTGGGAGTTATAGATGGGCTGCTACATATTACAGATATCTCTTGGAGTAATGTAAGTCATCCATCTGCAATTTTTTCTTATGGTCAGCATATAAAAACTAAAATTATAAAAATAGATAGAGAAAATGGAAAAATCTCCCTGGGTGTAAAACAATTAGGAGACAATCCTTGGCAAGATCTAGAGTCAAAATGTCCAATTAACAGCGTACACAAAGGATGTGTAATGGGTATAAAAGATTGTGGATTCATTGTTGAGATTAAACCTGGGATTGCGGGTTTGGTACACTCATCAGAAATAACTTGGAGCAAGAATAATTTACCAATCAGTAGTTTTGTAACAATAGGACAAGAAGTGGATGTAAAAATTCTCGGTATTGACATTATTAAAAATAAGATGAGTTTAAGCACAAAAAGGTGCGTAGAGAATCCTTGGCAAGTATTTATTGATAAATATCCTCTTGGTTCTATTGTTTCTGGTAAAGTTAAAAGCAACAATGGTTCACAAATATCTGTGACTTTTGATAATTCTGAGATATCTGAGGACGTAGAAGGAACAATTTATATGCAAAATCTAAGTTGGTCGAAAAACAATTCATATGAGATAAAAAAGTATAATGTAGGTGATGAAATAGAAGCAAAAGTGATAAGGGCTAACGTAGATCGGACAAGAATTTATCTTGGAGTAAAGCAAATAGAGTATGATCCTCTTGAAGAACTGATAGAGAAAGTTAAAGTAGGGGATAAAATTCAGGTTACTGTAAGTAAGAGAGAGGAAAATGGTCTAATCGTTGAGGTTGAGAACAATGTAACCCTTTTAGTAGATCAAGAGCATTTACCAGAAAATAAAAAGTTTTCTATATCAGAAAAAATACAAGTTGAAGTAGTAGGTGTTGAAAAGTATAATATAATATTATCTGCCAAATAA
- the trmB gene encoding tRNA (guanosine(46)-N7)-methyltransferase TrmB, which translates to MLSRNNNWIRSFSRRSRLKLNVLEKYSIKNSKESIKKIVDLQKRILVEIGFGNGENMLHQASNEPDLLFIGCEPYLKGVSSLLKSIEAYSIKNILIWKEDARELIVNFPDHSVEKFFIFFPDPWPKRSHNKRRLINTEFLNLLAKKILITGEIFIATDHQDYAEWIELHIKQCNSLTYKEGSFPNYTLTKYHRKALEYQRKIKFFKVSVMSKMI; encoded by the coding sequence ATGCTATCTAGGAATAATAATTGGATTAGGTCATTTTCCAGAAGATCTAGGTTGAAGTTGAATGTTTTGGAGAAGTATTCTATTAAAAACAGCAAGGAATCTATAAAAAAGATCGTAGACTTACAAAAAAGAATACTGGTAGAAATAGGTTTCGGTAATGGTGAAAATATGCTTCATCAAGCATCCAATGAACCTGATCTATTATTTATAGGATGTGAACCTTATTTAAAGGGGGTTTCTTCCTTGCTAAAAAGTATAGAAGCATACAGCATAAAAAATATTTTAATATGGAAAGAAGATGCAAGAGAATTAATTGTCAATTTTCCTGACCACAGTGTTGAAAAATTCTTTATTTTCTTTCCAGATCCATGGCCAAAAAGAAGTCACAACAAAAGACGGTTAATTAATACGGAATTTTTAAATTTATTAGCAAAAAAAATACTTATCACAGGGGAAATATTTATTGCAACTGATCATCAGGATTATGCAGAGTGGATAGAGTTACATATAAAGCAGTGTAATTCTTTAACCTACAAGGAAGGTAGTTTTCCAAATTATACTCTAACAAAATACCACAGAAAAGCGCTAGAATATCAGCGTAAAATAAAGTTTTTTAAAGTAAGTGTTATGTCTAAAATGATTTAG